ccATTTTTTCTTCACTAAAAACTTCGATAATAAAACCTTTAAGAACTCGACGAAAAACGCATCCAAATTTAGTTTTCAGTGGCAAACCTTAGATTTTGACAAacttcttttctatttttaaatcTTAATTTCAATTATTTTCTCACTCCGTTCAAAactcatgtatttatttttgttaaaaataattttcttctttctttttctatataCTGTACACGAAATAGCTAGGTAAACTTCTACAATAGAAAACATAGATAAAGTCTGAAACTCCAGTACTAAGAAGAAATTGAGTAAAAAGAAATGGGAAGAGTATTGCAATTAACAGTTAAAAAAATGCATTAACAGAAAAGAAAGAATCGTGGTGGGACTGGAAAGCGTGTATAAAatgaaaagtttttatttaaactaaattaatttatttttataatttttaattttatttattttttatttaattttatttaaaagtatCACTTCTTATAAAATGATTGAGTAAAATGTCTTTTTTTATGACTAGGACAATTTGTATAATTTAAGTATCACTTGAGGCAACTGAATATATAATTTATGTAACATTTgtgataaaaaattaaatattaatttaagaaaagatataatttaaatattaaattatgatttaagccttattttaaataatgttaatttGTATCAATTATATTAGTAAATttaaaaattgttattataaCATTTGAATTGTTAAATAAATTCACCTATTTTAATTATGTTGAGCAATtcagaattttaaaaattagaaaagagaaaTTAAAATCACATTAATATTAGCAAAAGGACAAAAATAGCAatcattattataaaaaaaaactttatatATGGTGTGAGAATTGAGAGTTGAGAGATAGTGTAGGGGCCCACAAAGCTGACTTGTTGATGGTAAACATTCTTTAATGTCATAATCTTTTGCCACGCAACCGAGTTGAGATTAGCAGATCAACTCAACTCCAACTACTCATTTCGAGGCCGCAGCACCATCTCCCACAATTATCTGTCACCTCAGTTCACCACCCCCCTTTGGACTTTAGATGCCCAACATCCTTTAATTACACAACTCTCCCAATGGGAAAGCGAGTAACATCATTTCTCACCCCCAAAGTGCGTATACTCCGGAGTTTGGAAATCTTTCTTTGGCATTTAGATCTGACATTCCGTAATTCTCAAATCAAATTTTGCATTGCATAGTTGTTTTGACATTATCAAAGCTTCAAAAACCCATGCAAATTGTGTTTGAGGCAAACAAGGTGGTGAaaaatcatgtattttattgaaaGCGATGAGATTGTTTAAGCCTGTTTTAATTCAATCGAAATAGTCCCCCACACTCACACTGTCCCATGATTGTGAGGTTCGAATTTGTAGCCCATTCCACAGACCAATCTTCTTCACTTCCCCAACTTCCATGCTTCATATTAACCCCCTTCATCTCACCATGTGCCTATTTTTGGTTCTACTCTTTTCATGGCTGAATATGCTTGACCCATCTTTGGGGAAAGATGGGTATGTTTTGTGTAgttaatgtttttagtatttctGAGAGGAAGCCATGAATGTGattcctttaaaaaaaaagacCTCTTCAGTCTCCAAATATTCTCTCTGAAGCAAGTAAAGTCAACAGGAGGCAATGTTACCTCTACTTTTAGTTTGGTTTACTCTCGTATCTCTTAATCAACCAGCCATCTGTTTGCAACATCGTCAGCAACTGCAGCCAGTTTTGCTTCCAAATGGGTGCGATGACAAATGCGGCAGGTTGCACATACCATTTCCATTTTATCTGAACACTTCATGTGCCTCTGTTTCCAATGCTTTCCATCTTTCTTGCTTGAATTCAACCACCCTTTACCTCCACATCGGCATCCAAAGCTACCAAGTCCTTGACTTCTTCTCTGATGGTATACTCGTAGACTTTCCTGGAACTGGAAGCTCCACTTGTCGTCAATACAACGGCTTGAATTCCTTCAATTTTGCGGGAAACGACTACTTGGGAATATCTGATGATAATGTGATAGGTCTATATGATTGTGAAGACTCGTCACTTTGTAAAGCAGATTGTGAGACGAACGAGTTGCCTGATTGTGATGGAAACAGGGGTGGAGCCCTGGCATGCTGTTATCCACTTTCTGATCATAGCAATTGGCATTCAGGGGATGGGTTTTCGAGTTTTGCCAAGTTTGGATGTAGGGGGGTTTCGTCGTGGGTAGTTCCGAGGGGAACCAACAGTGGGAAGCGGGGGATTAAGTTGGAGTGGGCAATTCCTAGAAATAAATCTCAAGGACTTTGTGCCAGCAATGCAGTTATGGTGAGTGCTACAACAGTTGAAGCAGGGGTCAGGTGCTCCTGTCAGGATGGGCTTGTCGGTGATGGATTTGCAAATGGACTCGGATGCTTCAAGTGTGAGtaatctattatttatttattgattatCATCTTTATTAAGCAAGTAACATTGATAATATTCTCATCTTGGCTGATTAAATCAGGCTGATTTGTAACTAAAATGATATTACTTAACTATTTATCAATTATTCCTTTTTTGGTATCCGTCTTTGACAGCCTGCATCAAGGAGGGGCAAGAAGCATATGGTGGGGAATGTGACAACAGCCCAAAACGTACTCAAAAGAAACTTGTAATTGTAGCTGGTATGTTATCAGGAGATATCATTACCGTTATAAATCTTCTCTATCTATGATGATTTGGCAGCCAAATCACATCATACAATAGGCATGAATGTATGTATATTTGTGTGTGTATGTGGTCATTTTAGTTTCTTTGGTGAATGGAATTCAACTACTTGTTGCGAGAATTAATATCTTTATCATTTTTGACATTCAGGTGTTCTTGCTCCAGTTTTCATCCTTGCCTCCTTATTATTGTTCCTTTGCATATTGAAACGACCTGTTAAATCAAGTGCATTTGATATAGACCAGGCTCATTATCATAGTACCATTTCATTTCGGAAAGCTTGTAGGACTAGATTATTCAGTTACAGAGAGCTAGACGAAGCAACCAGAGGATTTGACGATGGTCAGAAGCTCGTAGATGGAACAAATGGCACAATTCATGCTGGAGTCCTTGGAGATGGTTCACATATAGCTGTGCAGAAGGTGCAGTGCGAGAATGAAAGAGACCTAATTCATGTCCTATCCAGAATTGAGCTTCTATCAGCTGTTTTACATAGGAATTTAGCCCGACTCCTCGGGTGTTGCATTGAATCTGGTTACACCTTGATGGTGGGCTATGAATATCCTGCAAATGGCACCTTGGAGGAACATCTGCATAACAACAGTGGACAAGAATTTGGCCTTGACTGGTATAAGAGGCTAAGCATAGCTGCTGAAACTGCAAGCATCTTAGCATACTTGCAATGTGAAATTTCTCCACCTATCTTTCACCATGGCCTCAAATCATCCGGATACATATTTCTTGACGTGGATTTCTCAGTTAAGGTCGCAGGGTTTGCACTGCTTTGCTCTAGCTCCACCACTGGCCCCCATGTTCAGAAAAACGATGTGTACGACTTCGGACTGCTTTTATTAGAGATAATTTCAGGCTCCAAACATTCAGACATGCCTTCACTAGCCTTGCAAAAGATTAAAAGTGGGAAGCTTGAAGAAATAGTGGATCCATCTCTTTACTACCACGAGCAGCCTATATTTCGAAGAGAGCAAATAGAGATAGTTGCAGACATAGCAACCAGGTGCTTGTTGTTCGGTGGAGATGGCAAAATTGGAATGGTTGATGTTGCAAAGGAGCTGTTTCACCTTGCAAAAGAAAGCACCGATGCAGGAAGTAAAAAGGGAAGTGCATTGGAAGAAACATTTTCAAATTCAAGCCTGCTTCAGATGATATCCATGTCTCCTGACTCTGTACATGTGCCTCGAATTGCAGGACCTGTTTGATAAAATCAGCTTGTCCGTCACGTAATGGCTGCAAATATGCTAAATTAAGTTACCTGCATTCCTGTCTATACAAATTGTGGATTTGGGAACTTGTTTTGTTGATTTACAGCTGCTGCTACATAATATGTCAGTAACATGGTTATGCTTGTATTTTCAAAATCATGAAATGGAAATTTCTGAAACATGTATCAGTAACTAAGATTTAAAACTTATACTTTCTCATCGCAATTtccccactttttttttttcttttgttctcgTTAcaacttagtttttttttttttgataaccTTAGTCGAgattttgatttatttgaatGTTCTGTGGAACAACAGTTGAAACCAATGAGTGGGTACAAAAGTACTTTTCTAGTTAACTTGCCAATTGGCTTAGATTTTATGTTCTGTGGAACAACAGTTGACTTTTCTagtaattctttattttttttaaataattaaagtatTTATATAACCCTTCTAATACATTAGTTTTGTTTTAAGATTTTAgtcatttaataatttctcaattgaattattatccaattaatttctaattaaataataatataaatataaatttaaaaaattaatgtatttactctttttaaagaaaaattacaTATTCCTCAAAACACTATTCACTTTTCTAAAAGAATTTccatttaaaaaagaaaagaaaaggaaaccacccatttattatatatttttcatctATAAGGTGCACATTTATATTTTTCACCCAAAAATaaccatttattttaaaaatacttcTTTATATTCCTTTCAAAATATAActatgtttttaaaataatttttcatccAGAATTATGAGTTCTAATACAGTAATAGATATTTTATGTTGTGGAATAAAACTGGTGTCTTAAAGAGGGAGGGAAAACGAAAACGAAAACGAAAACAGAGGTATGGGGCTTGTCTGGGCTTAAAATTTGATTGGGTCAGAAACGTCATCTAGCACTGATCGGTAAGCCGCCCAGCCTAGGGGTCAGGAAAACCGGCTGTACGTCCGAATGACCATGGGCCTAGACCCTCCTCATTGTTTGGGTCAACTTCTAAAGTAACAGCCATTTAGGTTATAGGTAATAATAGTAGGGGTAATGATTTATTTAACATTCTagctttataaaaaattaatttaattttcatttaatttttatttttattatctttaaatttgtatttttatcaaattatctCTTAAATGGATGAAAAATTAACATATTTTAACTTTGTTAATGTGGCATACACATGAATTGTCGCATagatgacacatcaatatttaattattttttaaaattttaaaatatttttttattttttatacttttaaataatttttaaaagctttaaataattaattaaacacGATGTACCATTATGCATAATAAACAAAATTAACAAGCattaatttatttatctattttggagtgtttga
This is a stretch of genomic DNA from Gossypium arboreum isolate Shixiya-1 chromosome 11, ASM2569848v2, whole genome shotgun sequence. It encodes these proteins:
- the LOC108473073 gene encoding probably inactive receptor-like protein kinase At2g46850, which translates into the protein MLPLLLVWFTLVSLNQPAICLQHRQQLQPVLLPNGCDDKCGRLHIPFPFYLNTSCASVSNAFHLSCLNSTTLYLHIGIQSYQVLDFFSDGILVDFPGTGSSTCRQYNGLNSFNFAGNDYLGISDDNVIGLYDCEDSSLCKADCETNELPDCDGNRGGALACCYPLSDHSNWHSGDGFSSFAKFGCRGVSSWVVPRGTNSGKRGIKLEWAIPRNKSQGLCASNAVMVSATTVEAGVRCSCQDGLVGDGFANGLGCFKSCIKEGQEAYGGECDNSPKRTQKKLVIVAGVLAPVFILASLLLFLCILKRPVKSSAFDIDQAHYHSTISFRKACRTRLFSYRELDEATRGFDDGQKLVDGTNGTIHAGVLGDGSHIAVQKVQCENERDLIHVLSRIELLSAVLHRNLARLLGCCIESGYTLMVGYEYPANGTLEEHLHNNSGQEFGLDWYKRLSIAAETASILAYLQCEISPPIFHHGLKSSGYIFLDVDFSVKVAGFALLCSSSTTGPHVQKNDVYDFGLLLLEIISGSKHSDMPSLALQKIKSGKLEEIVDPSLYYHEQPIFRREQIEIVADIATRCLLFGGDGKIGMVDVAKELFHLAKESTDAGSKKGSALEETFSNSSLLQMISMSPDSVHVPRIAGPV